In Notolabrus celidotus isolate fNotCel1 chromosome 5, fNotCel1.pri, whole genome shotgun sequence, the genomic window CAACATCCTGGCAGTCATACTCATAGTTCAGCAGGTCTGTATACTTAACTATAGAAACGATCAATACAGTGAGCTTCAAATGCAATGTAAGGCTACAGTATCTGATGTCTGACAGATCCATAAGAATATTTAGTGGCCATTGGCCTATTAAACTTTTAGCCATGTACAGTTCcatttaaataaacagaaacatgcaatTTGTAGTGGAAGATAATAAAGCCAGCAAATGTGATACAAATTCCCCATTTCAATTACATTTGTGCAGCTTACAGTGTTCTGAAATTTGTAAAGACTTGAAACTTgctttttcatacattttcctTTCTAGGATTTAAGggtattttatttacttgtgACACTGTTGTGGGTTTGGTATTAAAATGAAGCTTTCCATTCAGGACATTATGAATactaattgtttttattttgatgtaagaCGTGGTGTGTTTTCTGAAGCTGATTGTAGGGATCATTTAACACGGCAAATATTTAGCAGCATGGTGAGGTTACAGAGGGCTACCTCAGGAGGCACAGTAAGCCAGATGGCCAAAAAACTGTGGAGATAAAAGTTATCATTGATCTTTTGATTTGTCAATCTGAATATTGGTTTTTATTGAATGTCTTGCAGGTGCGCAACCGTTTGAGATGATTCTTTTTCTCTTAGTTTTCATAATGTTAAGGTGTATACGACTCAGTAATCAGGTTTTAGAAGATGCCCCATGGTACAAAGTGTCTCGCACTGAGAGGCAAAATGACAGTCGTTGGTTTTACAGGAATAATGATGCAGCTAGAAAACACTGGAGGTCAGTTCACATCGCAAAATATTCACACAGATGTTTTTTACTACAGCTAGCACGGTGGAGCAGGGACTGATATCTCTGACTCACCTTGTTTTCATGGttacaacataaaatattaatgtCATCAAAAAACGATATTTGATCTCTGATGTGCTTACTAACCTACGTTCTCTAACAGTAAACTAAActgaggcaaacaaaaaatgtggATGCCTTCGTCACTTTAGGGCTGTTAAAGTTTCTTGATATTTACCTGATCATTGAAATAAAGTTAGCTTTCTCATTAGCATACAAATATGTTTTAGGTACAGTGGGTTAGGGTGAAGGCAGGGTCATTTGCAGTGTCACTGTTAAAATTATATAGTCATTTGTAGTTTTATGAAATATGTGCGCATTAATATAAATGAGCAATACAATAAATTACCAAACCTCACACATTTCCTTGTATAGCCACGATGTACATTTAACATTGCCAGTTATAATGAAGAATAGCTACTAAACGTTCTATTATTTAGAGGTTCAAatcaatgtttgtattttgaaagactatttaaatgattaaattctATTTTTTACTCAATTTACTGTTGTTTGTTGACActgctttatttttgtgtgtgataTTGGCTGTGAATTTCTGTGTGTAGGctcctttttgtttcatttagatAAACCAGTTTGATGTCCTTGTCTAAACATGTCCACATAAAATCACTGTGAAAAAAGTGAGATCTTCCACTGTCTGAAGCAACAGGGAGTGGACTATTGTAGGTGCTTTGTGTTGTGTAATAAATGGACACACCACCACCACATAACATTGGCCTCATCTCTCCGTGTCttagatgtatgtgtgtgtatatatatatatgtttgtttcttaacaTGTTAGCCAATGTGATGAAGACTACCATCAACTCTATGATTTGAATTATTAATCATGTGGTGCTAATATCACATTatcacacacacttcattaaTAATGATCTTGCAAAGATTGTGCTAAACAAACCCTTGATAATTCTAGGTTACAGTAAAAAAGTATACTATAGAATAATAGCTATACTGTAGTTCAATACTAGTGACACCCACTGTTAATGTTATATTGGAATTTTCCAATCAAAGTTCCGAGAAACTACTTGTAAACACTATGTCACATTAAAATGTTTACTTCTTGTGCAGTCAAAATAGTTAAATCTGTATTTAAGCAATATTGCACTGCAGAGAGTGCGGTTGTATTGTATATCGGCACGTTCTGACTGTCTCATGCTAGAGACTGCGGTCTACGTGCTAGGAATACTCACAGCTGTGCTGTCATTAAGTACAATAGTAGGCCTACAATCCGAAGTGGAATATTGCTTTCAACAGTGTTTCAAGTACGAAGCAAAAACACCATTATTTTTCTGATTCCTTAATTTTCACTTTGGCACCACCAACACGACTCGTTCTGCATTTTAACCATCTTAACCTGCTTTGTCCTGATTCCAAGGAGCGAATACAAGTTGGCACACatggtgcatttcgaccaagagttccggggtcttttagcccccagaactactttcccctggaACTAAAACGTTCCtttgcccccattgttgtctgcgttacgaccgcgggctgaagtcccgggtagattgtgcaaatcaggccagtggcgtatggagaaaataataataataataatatttttaaatcttaataaaaaactaaagtatgcattcccaggaactccctctgtgtttcaactactgtgtaaactccaaaaacactgttacgttcaaccgaaagttccaggacctttaaaaagtactaccccccaaagcaagggcttttcaggggggagattatctacccctgaactaaatttagaccctggttcctccagttgaaacgcatgtagttcaggggtcaagttcctgcggtcaaaaaacaCCTTACGTGTGCATGTTAGCGCACCTACCTGTTAACAAGACTATTCAGAACACTTGGGGCGCATAGTTACAAAAATATAGATGTCCAAGTGTGGTTACACTACTTTATCAGTGCCACTGTTACATCCAACTTTATAGTTCTATTTTTGAGCAAAATTAACTAAATgatcaaatgtaaaaaacaattTGAAGTCAACTCATTTAAACTACAAAGAGCttaatgtcactttaaaaaaaataacaaatcgAAATACTCAAAAGTGCGAATCTCACAGCTTAAGTATATTGTAGACGTCTTGTCTAAATTTAAGAGTTTTTGCCAGTAGTAACTTTTAGGTTTATCTTCCAACATTATGTAGCTTCCCcacctttaacatgtttttcatgGCCAACAAATAAAGCCATGTAAAGTTTGTTTTGGTTATTAACCCTCATGTCTCTGCCTACAAATGCATCAATGAGCCTGACATATTACATTAGACTTTTAGCTTCCTACTAGCAGATGGCGCAGTAAATAAAGATTTAGCAGGCCCATTTCTGGGTGCTAGGTTTAATCCAGACAGTCCATGTCTATCTGGGACACTGCTGTTGGTTCACAGTGTCGGAAGTTAGAGTTGCAGCAGGACCGTCTCTGGCAGATTGTGGTGTGTCTGTCTGAAACCCAAACGCAGCGCACCGCACATCCTATAGCGCTACCGCAGCATATTGCCTCCACGCTACAATGCTCACTATCACATCCACTCTAATCAAGAGCACCCGTGCTGCCCAGTGCGTGAGGCTGCTACACACTTCTCCTGTCGCCAGAATGCCGATACAGGTGAGATTTGAGTGCCTTGAAGCTACAGCATTAGCGATATGTGCTACATGGCTTGCTCAAGGTTTTATATAACAAAGATTTGACTCTTTTATTCGGCTTTCCTCCTGTAGCTCACCATGCTAACAGTGCTGCTGAAACCACGTCGCCATAACAGATGTGATTTAGGAGTGATAGAGCGTGTTTGTTTGTGCGTTATGAGCATGTTCGTCCTTTCTGTACTTTACTACTTCCTCAACACCTGCTGGGGTTGATTTGAACGCTGCATAATCTGTGCGTAATGCAAACTGTCAGTCAATACAGCAAGGTAATACTACTGGTCCCATGGCTTTCAAACATGGCCACTTGAAAATAAGGAGGATTTGCAATTTTCATGTCGATGCAGTTACACAGTTGAGTGGCCCtgaagtttatttcagtgatacAGCTACAGTAATACCTTTAACTTTGGACAGATATGGTGACAGCTACTTCACACCACGTGCCCTGCAATCTTCAGCTGCAGCTACGTACAGATATTGTTTCACAAGAAGTATCTATTCTCAGAACATGTTGGGAGTTTGATATATTGTCCAAAGCATGCTGAAAGGGCTTTTGTTTAAGTGTATTAACTAAAAGTCGGTCAATGTCAGGCTTAAATATAGGCATTCGGCCATCTTATCATGTGATATGCACCTTTGTGTAGTGATGTGTCGCCCTCCAGTGGTCAGCTGCGAAAATGTGCGCACATGATGGATTAGAATTTTAATCTTATAAAAATATTCACTCTCTATATCaagggcgtcaaactcatttcagttcaggggccacatacagtccAAGTTGAAAATCATAAtataataacctatagagaaggacaactctaaatgttcccctttgttttagtgcaaaaatgtacaagtacattctgaaaatgttcacatttagtgaactatctttctacagaaacagctgttgtatttttcgccatgatgagtctcacagtggggcagaatattttactctttaagccctgaaacctgctgtgaacaccccaaacacacaggttacccattcacctgacacagagtgaaatgtttactgcaaaataaCAGATCAATTATATTAATctacaaggcaaggcaaggcaagtgtatttataaagcaccattcatacatagagcaattcaaagtgctttacagagttaaaaacaaaaaccagaccagtaacaatcaacaaaaacatacagcagacacttcaaacattaaaaatttttatgcagccagttatgtttgatctactctctctctgtgtgtacttatgtaacttaacgtacatagtaaatagtgtttggtcttgttatttatttaaatttggaaggattattataaataatcagcccccttcgctgctctgaagtccgtaacttgcagagtcttactgtcccgccggacacagaatcacaactggtcttgtcttaaccgaaatgaacccttAAATTATTCGATTAAtcaacaaggtaaagttgactgttttggacccctcagctccagcaggaacagtctgcttgctggacggtgttgtatgcaggggtgtagacTGTAgagctagtgttagtagttagtggatcatcttatagtgctctaaaaagtctgcatgaatctcaaccggattatgcaaacagcaagtaatttttcactttaaaaagtcattccacgggccagattggaacctccAGCGGGCCATTTttggccgcatgtttgacacccctggattagaattttaatcttttaaagtTATTCACTCTCTATATTTTGTTGAACCACGAAACTACAATACGACCGCTATCTATGGGTTTGATTTAATATATGCTGTATATAcactttatttcagactcatAGGTCCATATCATCATAAAAAGgtataaaaagaaaggaaataaataaaatacacaatacAGGGTCAGCAATAATTACAATTAGTTAATTATCTGAATCTTTCTCATTGGCTCTACTGTAACTGAACCAAAACTGAGCAGTATAAAATGGAATACAGTAAGCACTAAAAAGCTCTAttttaacattatctgtgcACATTGGAAATCTACCTGCCAGCATATTAGCCTGTGCATACAGTTTACAGCACGGTCGCtgcagatcatcatcatcactcaaATCATTCCTGATAATGTGCCTTGAATATTTCACTTTGTCTACTACACTAAGCACTTGATCAGAGCTAAAGAAagaataattaataattaataattttgGAGGTGAAAAAATGCCTCAGATcgttcatgtatgtttttgtatgtttccCACTTTTCATAGAAGTAGTTTTTGCAGCTTACAGAATGACATCGGGTAAAACTGTTTGTTCTATCCCTGACAGGTCGGAGAAAACCTCCCTGCAATTGAGGTCCAGGAAGGAGAGCCAGGAAACAAGGTGGCTATGGACCAGCTCTTCAAGGGGAAGAAGGGAGTCCTCTTTGCTGTGCCTGGAGCTTTTACACCGGGTTGTTCCAAGGTTAAGCCTACACTCtcagctctctgtctgctgtttctTGTTCACATTCAACTTTACATCAGCTGACGTTGTATTTCTCTTGCTGCTTTCAGACTCACCTCCCAGGTTTTGTGCAGCAGGCGGCCGACTTGAAGAGTAAAGGCATACAGGAGGTGGCTTGCATTTCTGTTAATGATGCATTTGTCATGGCTGCCTGGGGAAAGGAGCACGGGACAGATGGCAAGGTAAGATTGCATTTTTGAGCAATTGCTGCGACAATCAGCACTGAGAAGAAGGAGATAACATTGAATTAATCACATCTTAAATGTGAAGGTGTTTTGCATCTCTACTGTTAGATCTACTTGAGACTAAAGTAAATGTGTAAGTCCTGCTTTCCACCGATCTGTAGTGGATTTAACCAGTAAGAAACCTCAGCAGACTGCTTGACATTATGCAACAGGATGTGTGCATAATGGAGGCAACTGTAAAAATTGTACTTGATTGCATGCAACCTTTGAAATTTGGAAGCTGACAGATGATTAAATGTCACACGCTTGTTGTCAGTGAACCTGTGTTATATTGTCTTTGTGTCCTGTTAAGTCTTAAAAGGACTACAGTGTCCCTTGCTCTTAGTTTTGAAGCACCCTTGCTTGAGAGTACAGAGGCAAAAACGAAGCAGACGTATTAAAGACACATGAAATCTTTGATAATACAATTGTTAACAATATTACATTTACTACTTTGTATTACAGGTGCGAATGCTGGCTGATCCTACTGGAGCTTTTACAAAGGTGAatctaaatgtctgttttttttttaacttacatTAATGTCACTGCGTGTGCTCATctaactttttttctttctggctCTCTCTTAGGCTGTTGACCTGTTACTTGACAGTGATCAGATTGTGCAAGCTCTCGGAAACAAGCGATCCAAGAGGTAATGACAGTCATCACGTATTTATGTTTTGCAAtaataatgtgtgttttatctttgtttccATTACAACACAAATGTTAACTCAGGCTGTGTTGGAAATCTGTCTGTATGTGCTGTGATAGCTAAAGTTTGAATCATCCACAGTCCCTTGCACTGGCCCGAACAGATTGTCTGTGATATGTTATCTTGGTTTGTTAACATAACAAATCTATAACTTTTTAGACACTGATGAATTTTGTATGAATCATTCCTACTCACTATTGAGTAAGAATGATTGTTTACCTGTCAGTGATTGGTGAAT contains:
- the prdx5 gene encoding peroxiredoxin-5, mitochondrial; this translates as MLTITSTLIKSTRAAQCVRLLHTSPVARMPIQVGENLPAIEVQEGEPGNKVAMDQLFKGKKGVLFAVPGAFTPGCSKTHLPGFVQQAADLKSKGIQEVACISVNDAFVMAAWGKEHGTDGKVRMLADPTGAFTKAVDLLLDSDQIVQALGNKRSKRYAMLVEDGVVKKVNVEPDGTGLTCSLASNILSDL